In Hemiscyllium ocellatum isolate sHemOce1 chromosome 33, sHemOce1.pat.X.cur, whole genome shotgun sequence, the following are encoded in one genomic region:
- the ankrd54 gene encoding ankyrin repeat domain-containing protein 54 has product MSGSMAASDDDTVSERSSSEGEYPVSERGAAATAAAVDDDTFRLAAFGPDCGRRHRLGTGDYTEGLSYLHFMWQEPGGRQQELTGKMGVNRLKRQVKVHRKACPLGKDIHAQKRLREAANANEVDIVSQLLECGTEPCVADDKGRTALHFASCNGNSSIVQLLLDHGADPNQRDGLGNTPLHLAACTNHVPVITTLLRGGARVDALDRAGRTPLHLARSKLNILQDGHSRSLEALRVEVKQIIQMLREYLERLGNHQETEQLDDLCTKLQMTSTKEQVDEVADLLSSFTTLSLQIHNLGTR; this is encoded by the exons ATGAGCGGTTCCATGGCGGCCTCGGACGACGACACGGTGTCGGAGCGCTCGAGCTCCGAGGGCGAGTACCCGGTGTCCGAGCGCGGGGCAGCGGCTACCGCCGCCGCCGTCGACGACGACACCTTCCGACTGGCCGCCTTCGGCCCGGACTGCGGCCGGCGCCACCGCCTCGGAACCGGGGACTACACCGAGGGCCTCAGCTACTTGCACTTCATGTGGCAGGAGCCCGGCGGCCGTCAGCAGGAGCTTACCGGGAAAATGGGCGTCAACCGCCTGAAGCGGCAGGTCAAGGTTCACCGCAAGGCTTGTCCCCTGGGCAAAGACATCCATG CTCAGAAGCGTTTACGAGAAGCTGCAAACGCCAATGAAGTTGATATTG TGAGCCAACTGCTTGAATGTGGCACTGAACCATGTGTAGCAGATGACAAAGGCAGGACTGCTCTTCACTTCGCTTCTTGTAATGGAAACAGTTCAATCG TGCAGTTGCTGTTGGATCATGGAGCAGACCCTAACCAGAGGGATGGACTGGGAAACACACCGCTGCATCTGG CTGCTTGTACAAACCATGTACCTGTGATCACTACACTCTTAAGAGGAG GTGCCAGAGTGGATGCCCTGGATCGAGCAGGAAGGACTCCACTCCACCTCGCTCGCTCTAAGCTGAACATCCTGCAAGATGGTCATTCACGAAGCCTGGAGGCCCTTCGGGTGGAGGTGAAACAG ATCATTCAGATGCTGCGTGAGTATTTGGAAAGATTGGGTAATCACCAAGAGACTGAGCAGCTGGATGATCTTTGTACAAAACTTCAGATGACCAGCACAAAAGAACAG GTTGATGAAGTTGCTGACCTGCTGTCAAGCTTCACTACACTCAGTCTACAAATACACAACTTGGGTACAAGGTAG